The Nodosilinea sp. PGN35 genomic sequence AGTTGGCCTTAGCCATGTTGGCTCCCATCAGGCTGGCGCAGTTTAAGTTGGTTTGGCACAGATTGGCGTTGCACAGATTGGAGTAATAAAAGGTGGTTCGCACCAGGCTAGCCGATTGCAGAATGGCTTCACGCATATCGACTTCGTAAAAGTTAGACTCTCCCAGATCGGCATCGTTGAGCAGAGTCTCCTGCATATCGGCTTTGTAGAAGTGCGAATGCCGCAGATTGGCGTTGCTCAAATTGGCGGTGTAAAGATTGGTTTTGTAGAAGTCAACCATGCTCAGGTTGGCCCCCCTCAAATCAGCCATACACAGGTCACAGCGATAGAGGGTTGACGATTCAAAATTGGCCCGAGTAAATACACTTTCTCTGAGATTGGCCTCGTAGAAGTTGGCGTGGCGAAAATCAATGCCGGGCAGGTGTAGTTTGCCCAGGTCGGCCCCCTGAAAGTCTGGTCTAATACCAGGATTGTGAAGCCGCCAAGCATTCCAGGACTCCACCCCTCGGTTGAGAATGTCTAAGTGTTCCGCGTTTGCCATGAATGGGTACTCCCTAAGTTACGCCTGGGGCCGCCCTGCGGGAGCGCCCTGCGTGTGACGATGCCAAAAAAGACGTCAACTAAAGGGGGTGATACGGTGGTGGCGAACCTGAGCAGCACAAAAAACCGCCAGGTCAATTTTGCCAGCCCAGAAAATGCCTCAGCCTGTCGGCCGAACAGTAGATCCTCAAAAAGCTTTGCAGCTAGCCCCAGAACGGTGCCGCAGTAGCTTAACCCCAGTCCCAAGTTTCCCCAGAAGGGAGGATTGTTAACGCTTATTCATATAGTTGCGTAATTTCTCAGGGATGCGCGGAGCAGCCACCCCACCTAGGTAGCGGCAACGGGCATGTGCCCGACGATACTCTCCTATAGCCAGAGTCACCTGGGTCACGACATTTGAAAACGTATGGGCGTTCGAGCGTTTGAACGGTTAAGCGTTTGAATGTTTTGAGGGGAAATGCCTTAACCGGGCTGGCTACTGCTATACATCTAAAGAAAATCCCCACCAAAGACCGAGCCGAGTAAAAAAGGCGCGATCGCCCCCAAAGGCAACACCTGCTGGGCAGCCCCCAGGGCGATCGCCTCCTTAGGCATGCCAAACACCACACAGCTGGCTTCGTCCTGGGCGATGGTGAGGCTGCCCGCCTGGGCCAGGGCATGGAGCCCATCGGCCCCGTCGCGCCCCATGCCGGTGAGCAGCACGCCCACTGCCGAGCGGCGGTAGTAGGCCGCCACAGACTTAAACATTACCGATACCGACGGGCAGTGCCCCGCCACAGGAGCGCCCTGGGAAAGCTGGAGGCGACCGCCCAGATCGAGTTCCAGGTGATGGCGTTCGGGGGGGAAATACACCACCCCCGGCTGGGGCACCGCGCCAGGGGTGGCAATGGTGATTCGCAGCGCACAGCTGTGGTCAAGCCAATCGACTAACCCCTGCAAAAACCCGTCGCTGATGTGCTGCACACACAAAACCGGCACCGGAAAGGTTTTGGGGAGCTGCTGCACAATTGCCAGCAGCGCCTGGGGACCACCCGTAGAGGCACCGAGGGCCAGGATGCGAGGGCGGCTGTTGCGCACGGGAGCACTGGTCGTTGGGGCGATCGGGGCAATGGGGATGGAGCTGCGCCGCCGATGGGTGAACACCGACACCCCCGCCAGCACCCGAATTTTGGCCAACAGCTCGGCCTTGGTCTTTTCATACTCCGAAGCCAGACCGGTGCGTGGCTTGGGA encodes the following:
- the cheB gene encoding chemotaxis-specific protein-glutamate methyltransferase CheB, encoding MPSGPIRLLLVEDSPVALVLLQRILQEAPDMEVVGVARNGQEALALIPTVKPTLICTDLHMPKMDGLEFTEEVMARCPCPILVISASVQKEDTQTVFRILEAGALDIFPKPRTGLASEYEKTKAELLAKIRVLAGVSVFTHRRRSSIPIAPIAPTTSAPVRNSRPRILALGASTGGPQALLAIVQQLPKTFPVPVLCVQHISDGFLQGLVDWLDHSCALRITIATPGAVPQPGVVYFPPERHHLELDLGGRLQLSQGAPVAGHCPSVSVMFKSVAAYYRRSAVGVLLTGMGRDGADGLHALAQAGSLTIAQDEASCVVFGMPKEAIALGAAQQVLPLGAIAPFLLGSVFGGDFL
- a CDS encoding pentapeptide repeat-containing protein produces the protein MANAEHLDILNRGVESWNAWRLHNPGIRPDFQGADLGKLHLPGIDFRHANFYEANLRESVFTRANFESSTLYRCDLCMADLRGANLSMVDFYKTNLYTANLSNANLRHSHFYKADMQETLLNDADLGESNFYEVDMREAILQSASLVRTTFYYSNLCNANLCQTNLNCASLMGANMAKANLRRASCVGTNLFRAVLSGADLTEADLREAVLRLADLSNASLENANLFRANLSEACLDYAQLAGANFKKTNLWRVNLGQLILTHPGHDRDAITVDSSSLN